A window of Castanea sativa cultivar Marrone di Chiusa Pesio chromosome 1, ASM4071231v1 contains these coding sequences:
- the LOC142622653 gene encoding uncharacterized protein LOC142622653 — translation MSSGYAIELYFDPALENQVLKAWNVLARRQISTQLIEIESRPHITLFSSPSLEPSRLENIVKSFASKQEPLPLSFSSIGCLSNDNNVLFLTPTPTLSLLQFQSQLCDAMKKEGIDIGDDYRQDSWIPYCAVAQDVPRARFCEALCVLRDLKLPVNGYAMDIGLVEFSPVRELFSFVFGNSVEA, via the coding sequence ATGTCAAGTGGCTATGCTATTGAGCTCTACTTCGATCCCGCCCTTGAAAACCAGGTCTTGAAGGCCTGGAATGTATTAGCTCGTCGCCAAATCAGCACCCAGCTCATCGAAATCGAATCACGCCCGCATATCACACTCTTCTCAAGCCCCTCACTCGAACCCTCAAGACTTGAGAACATTGTCAAGAGCTTTGCTTCAAAGCAGGAACCTTTGCCTCTATCTTTCTCCTCAATTGGGTGCCTCTCCAATGACAACAATGTGCTCTTTCTCACGCCGACACCTACATTGTCTCTCCTTCAGTTCCAGTCTCAATTGTGTGATGCAATGAAGAAGGAAGGGATTGATATTGGGGATGATTATCGTCAGGACTCGTGGATTCCTTACTGTGCAGTTGCTCAGGATGTGCCAAGGGCTCGGTTTTGCGAGGCCTTATGTGTCTTGCGGGATTTGAAGTTGCCTGTTAATGGTTATGCTATGGATATCGGGTTGGTGGAATTTTCGCCTGTGCGCGAACTCTTCTCCTTTGTGTTTGGTAATTCAGTTGAAGCATGA